A stretch of Aedes aegypti strain LVP_AGWG chromosome 2, AaegL5.0 Primary Assembly, whole genome shotgun sequence DNA encodes these proteins:
- the LOC5571542 gene encoding LOW QUALITY PROTEIN: probable cytochrome P450 6d4 (The sequence of the model RefSeq protein was modified relative to this genomic sequence to represent the inferred CDS: inserted 1 base in 1 codon), producing the protein MLFVYTLTILSIAITLVLKFVYSYWDRYGVQNIKPHIPFGNLKTVVKKTESFGVAINQLYWQTKGQLVGIYLFFRPAILIRDAHLAQQIMTTDFNHFHDRGVYCNEEGDPFSASLFSLPGKRWRNLRNKLTPLFTGGQLRGMMPTILAVGDKLLNXLEPVAENREPIEIRDIVSRFVLEIIATVFFGFEANCIKDRNDAFCRVLREAQRESMYTNFRAAAVFVCPGLLKYTGISSLEPEVKEFVSGIVTEQIEHREKNGATRKDFIQQLIELRREDSQNQNVRMSIEQCAANVFLFYIAGSETSTGTITFTMHELSQHPEVMKKLQAEIDDTLAKSNGEITYENVNQIQYLDLCVKETLRKYPGLPILNRECTSDYKVPDLDLVIRKGTQVVIPLYGISMDEQYFPEPECYKPERFDGASKNYDEKAYYPFGEGPRNCIAFRMGVLVSKIGLVLLSSKFNFKPTQGPKIVFSPAAVPLVPKGGISLMISRRDKVADLYMGLHISVVLKVVCS; encoded by the exons ATGTTGTTCGTCTATACACTCACGATTCTTTCCATCGCCATAACACTTGTCCTCAAGTTCGTCTACTCGTACTGGGACCGCTATGGAGTTCAGAACATAAAACCACACATTCCGTTCGGGAACCTGAAAACCGTAGTCAAAAAGACGGAATCGTTCGGAGTTGCCATCAATCAGCTGTATTGGCAAACGAAAGGCCAACTGGTGGGAATCTACTTGTTCTTCCGACCGGCGATTCTGATACGGGATGCCCACCTGGCGCAACAGATTATGACTACGGATTTCAACCACTTTCACGATCGTGGAGTCTACTGCAATGAAGAGGGAGATCCGTTTTCTGCAAGCTTATTCTCACTTCCCGGTAAGCGATGGCGCAATTTGAGGAATAAGCTGACCCCTCTGTTCACCGGTGGACAACTGCGCGGAATGATGCCCACAATTTTGGCAGTGGGTGATAAGCTGCTAA ACCTTGAGCCAGTAGCTGAGAATCGCGAACCGATAGAAATTCGTGACATTGTGTCTCGATTTGTGCTTGAGATCATTGCCACCGTATTCTTCGGCTTCGAAGCAAACTGCATCAAAGATCGTAACGATGCATTCTGTAGAGTCTTGCGGGAAGCTCAGCGAGAAAGTATGTACACAAACTTCCGTGCCGCGGCGGTTTTTGTCTGTCCAGGACTGCTGAAGTATACAGGAATTTCTTCCCTCGAACCGGAAGTGAAGGAATTTGTGTCGGGAATCGTGACTGAACAAATCGAGCATAGAGAGAAGAACGGTGCGACGCGTAAGGATTTCATTCAACAGTTGATCGAACTTCGACGAGAAGATAGCCAGAACCAAAACGTTAGAATGAGCATCGAACAGTGCGCTGCAAATGTGTTCCTCTTCTACATAGCTGGATCGGAAACTTCTACGGGGACCATTACCTTCACAATGCATGAGCTCAGTCAACACCCAGAGGTTATGAAAAAACTGCAAGCTGAGATTGATGATACTCTAGCCAAGTCTAATGGTGAAATCACTTATGAAAATGTAAACCAGATACAGTATTTGGATCTTTGCGTGAAAGAAACGTTGCGAAAGTATCCGGGACTTCCGATATTGAACCGTGAGTGTACCTCGGATTATAAGGTTCCAGATTTGGACCTGGTCATCCGGAAGGGTACTCAGGTCGTGATCCCTTTGTATGGAATCAGTATGGACGAACAATACTTCCCGGAACCAGAGTGCTACAAACCGGAACGCTTCGATGGAGCCTCGAAGAATTATGACGAAAAGGCCTATTATCCCTTCGGCGAAGGCCCGAGGAATTGCATTG CATTCAGAATGGGCGTCTTGGTGTCGAAGATCGGATTGGTTCTGCTTTCGTCGAAGTTCAACTTTAAGCCCACTCAGGGTCCGAAGATTGTGTTCAGCCCGGCCGCAGTTCCACTGGTGCCAAAAGGAGGGATATCGCTGATGATTTCCAGAAGAGATAAGGTTGCAGATTTGTATATGGGATTACATATATCTGTAGTCTTAAAAGTTGTATGTAGTTAA
- the LOC5571541 gene encoding cytochrome P450 6d3, with translation MFIYTFALFWLALVLVLRYIYSYWDRNGLASIKPQIPYGNLKSVAQKTQSFGVATCELYWKSQERLAGIYLFFRPAVLIRDAHLAQRIMTTDFSYFHDRGVYCNEEIDPFSANLFALPGKRWRNLRHRFTPLFTSGQLRCMMPTILDVGHKLQKFLEPAAERQEVVDIREIVSRGVLELIASLFFGFEADCINDPDDAFSKTLREFQLGGFMNNFRTACTFVCPELLQVTRISSLSPQMIKFATDVVTKQIEHREKNNVSRKDFIQLLIDLRREEANNNEVALSFEQCAANVFLFYVAGSDTSTSAITFTLHELTQNPEVMDKLQSEIDEMLVQTNGELTYTAIKELPYLDLCVKETLRKYPGLAILNRKCTKSYAVPESSVVIQEGTQIMIPLLAYGMDEKYFPEPERYYPERFNKQSKNYDEKAYYPFGEGPRNCIAYRMGVMVSKIGLILLLSKFKFEATQGPKIVFSAATVPLVPKGGIPVKISNR, from the exons ATGTTCATCTACACGTTCGCTCTATTCTGGCTCGCCCTCGTGCTTGTTCTCCGATATATCTATTCTTACTGGGATCGGAATGGATTGGCGAGCATCAAACCACAAATTCCATACGGAAATTTGAAATCCGTGGCACAAAAGACGCAATCATTCGGTGTCGCAACATGTGAGCTCTATTGGAAATCGCAGGAACGGCTGGCCGGAATCTATCTCTTCTTTCGACCTGCCGTGTTGATCCGGGATGCCCACCTGGCCCAACGGATCATGACTACGGATTTCAGCTACTTCCACGATCGAGGTGTCTACTGCAACGAGGAGATCGATCCCTTCTCGGCAAACCTGTTTGCCCTGCCGGGTAAACGTTGGCGCAACTTGAGACATAGGTTCACCCCACTGTTCACCAGTGGGCAACTTCGCTGTATGATGCCTACGATTTTGGATGTTGGGCACAAGTTACAGAAGTTTCTCGAACCGGCTGCGGAAAGGCAAGAAGTGGTGGACATTCGTGAGATCGTGTCGCGCGGTGTGCTGGAATTGATAGCGTCGCTCTTTTTCGGATTCGAGGCGGACTGCATCAATGATCCGGATGATGCGTTTAGCAAAACGCTGCGAGAGTTTCAGCTGGGAGGGTTCATGAACAACTTCCGAACAGCTTGCACATTTGTTTGTCCGGAACTTTTGCAAGTCACTCGGATATCATCGTTGAGCCCACAGATGATAAAGTTTGCAACGGACGTGGTTACGAAACAGATCGAACATCGTGAGAAGAATAATGTTAGCAGGAAAGACtttattcagttgttgatcgATCTTCGACGAGAGGAAGCCAACAATAACGAGGTGGCTTTAAGTTTTGAACAGTGTGCCGCAAACGTGTTTTTGTTCTATGTGGCTGGTTCGGACACATCTACGAGTGCGATCACATTCACGTTGCACGAGTTGACACAAAACCCGGAAGTTATGGATAAGCTACAATCGGAAATCGATGAAATGTTAGTACAAACTAATGGTGAGCTGACATATACAGCTATTAAGGAACTGCCTTATTTGGACTTATGCGTCAAGGAAACACTTCGAAAGTACCCGGGATTAGCAATTTTGAACCGCAAATGTACTAAATCGTATGCAGTGCCAGAATCCAGTGTTGTGATTCAAGAAGGAACTCAGATTATGATTCCGTTGTTGGCGTACGGTATGGATGAAAAATATTTCCCAGAACCCGAACGGTACTATCCGGAAAGATTTAATAAACAATCGAAAAACTATGACGAGAAGGCGTACTATCCATTTGGGGAAGGTCCACGAAACTGCATAG cCTACAGAATGGGTGTGATGGTCTCCAAGATTGGATTGATTTTGCTGCTGTCAAAGTTCAAGTTCGAAGCTACACAAGGCCCGAAAATAGTGTTTAGCGCTGCGACGGTGCCACTTGTGCCGAAAGGGGGCATTCCTGTCAAAATATCAAATCGGTGA